The DNA window GGGACGGCGCGCTGCCGGTGGGGGAGGAGCACGGGCTGCCGCTGCACCACTTCCCGCTGGAACGCGCCGCCGACGCCCATGACGCGGTCGAGCGGGGCATCGTCGGCAAGGTGCTGATCACGGTCTGAGGTCAGCGCTTGCGGGCCACGGCGCCGTCGGCGTCGAGCCACTCGGTCACGGATTATCACGCGTCGCTGCCGCAGGCCGGCGGATAGGCTTGATCGCGAGCACAACCGCCCGGGAGTCGACACATGGCCCGTTTCACCGTCGTCCGCGATGTCCACGCGCCCGCCACCGCCGCCTGGCGTGTCCTGGTGGACTGGCCCCGGCACGGCGACTGGGTGCCGCTGACCGCGGTCCGGGTCACCACCGGGCGTCCGGACGGGGTGGGCGCCGCGTTCGTCGCCCGTACCGGGATGGGGCTTGTGGGTTTCGACGACCCGATGACCGTGGTCGGCTGGGAGGCGCCGGAGGGCGACGAGCCGGGGGATCGCCCCGGGCGCTGCGAGGTCGCCAAGTCCGGCCGGGTCGTGCACGGCGGGGCGGTGTTCACGGTGACACCGCTGGCCGGCGGGCGCTGCCGGGTCGCGTGGACCGAGGACGTGACGGTCTCACCGCGCCGGCTCACCCGGTACGCCGAGCCGCTCGTCGCGCTGGCCGGCCGGCTCGCCTTCACCGCCACGATGCGCGCCTTCGCCCGGGACGCGGAGGGTCATCGCTGAGGTAGGCTATCATCGCCGCATGGCGATGATGGATGACGGCTGTGCGCCGGCGGTGGCCCTGTTCCGTTCCCTGGCCGACGAGACCCGGCTGCGAATCGTCCGGCGGCTCGCCGCCGGGGAGGCCCGCGTCGTCGACCTGACCGGCGAGCTCGGTCTGGCGCAGTCCACGGTCTCCAAACACCTCGCCTGCCTGCGCGCCTGCGGGCTGGTGGACTATCGGGTCGAGGGCCGCCAGTCGTTCTACGCCCTGACCCGGCCCGAGCTGATGGACCTGCTCGCCGCCGCCGAGGGCGTGCTGGCGGCGACCGGGACCGCGGTGGCGCTCTGCCCGGTCTACGGCGCCGGCGCACACGACGGCCGGCCGGGAGTCAGCGGCTCGGGCGACGGCGCCGGCCGGACCGCGGCGGCTAGCCGATGAGCAGCCCGATCATCGCGGTCCTGTCGCCGCGGCGGCGTGCCCAGCTGAACCGGCGCAGCCTGCTCCTGGCCTACGCGACCGCCGGATACAACCTCCTCGAGGGCGTCGTCGCGATCGCCGCCGGCGCCGCGGCGTCCTCGGTGGCGCTGCTCGGGTTCGGCCTGGACTCGTTCGTCGAGGTGTCGTCCGCGCTGGTGGTGATCTGGCAGTTCCGGTCCCGGATGCCGGAAGCCCGCGAACGGCTCGCGCTGCGCCTGATCGCCGTCTCGTTCTTCGCCCTGGCAGCCTGGGTCACCATCGACGCCGTGCGCTCGCTGATCGCCGCCGAGCAGCCCGGCGCGGCACCCGTCGGGATCGCGATCGCCGCCACCTCGGTCGTCGTGATGCCGCTGCTGGTCTGGGCGAAACGCCGCACCGGCCGGGAACTCGGCTCGGCCACCGTGGTCGCCGACTCGATGCAGACCATGCTGTGCACCTACCTGTCCGCGATCGTGCTGGCCGGCCTGCTGCTCAACGCCACGCTCGGCTGGTGGTGGGCCGACCCGGTCGCGGCCCTGGTGATCGCCGCGGTCGCGGCGCGCGAGGGCGTGCAGGCCTGGCGCGGCGACCAGTGTGACGACTGCGCCATCCCCGCAGCCGGCGGCGCCGCGCCCGGCAGTTGCGCTCAGCCCGTGACCA is part of the Actinoplanes missouriensis 431 genome and encodes:
- a CDS encoding SRPBCC family protein, producing the protein MARFTVVRDVHAPATAAWRVLVDWPRHGDWVPLTAVRVTTGRPDGVGAAFVARTGMGLVGFDDPMTVVGWEAPEGDEPGDRPGRCEVAKSGRVVHGGAVFTVTPLAGGRCRVAWTEDVTVSPRRLTRYAEPLVALAGRLAFTATMRAFARDAEGHR
- a CDS encoding ArsR/SmtB family transcription factor encodes the protein MAMMDDGCAPAVALFRSLADETRLRIVRRLAAGEARVVDLTGELGLAQSTVSKHLACLRACGLVDYRVEGRQSFYALTRPELMDLLAAAEGVLAATGTAVALCPVYGAGAHDGRPGVSGSGDGAGRTAAASR
- a CDS encoding cation transporter, with product MSSPIIAVLSPRRRAQLNRRSLLLAYATAGYNLLEGVVAIAAGAAASSVALLGFGLDSFVEVSSALVVIWQFRSRMPEARERLALRLIAVSFFALAAWVTIDAVRSLIAAEQPGAAPVGIAIAATSVVVMPLLVWAKRRTGRELGSATVVADSMQTMLCTYLSAIVLAGLLLNATLGWWWADPVAALVIAAVAAREGVQAWRGDQCDDCAIPAAGGAAPGSCAQPVTSSGATDCCAPPVTAAGPAGS